A DNA window from Fragaria vesca subsp. vesca linkage group LG3, FraVesHawaii_1.0, whole genome shotgun sequence contains the following coding sequences:
- the LOC101308359 gene encoding UDP-glycosyltransferase 87A1-like, with product MDSVCHVVAMPYPGRGHVNPMMNLCKLLASQNSNILITFVLTEEWLGFIGSEPKPDNVVFATIPNVIPSELVRAADMVTFFDAIMSKMEAPFDLLMDRLERPPSLIVADTYLPWAVRVGNRRSIPAASFWPMSASVFSVFQHFYLFEENGHFPVDFSEKGNDRVDYIPGVSSTLLLDLPHIMDGKHPTILCHNLEAFSWLPKAQYLLFPTIYELETQVIDVLRSELSLPVYTIGPLIPSFKANDHPSNVAHSQWLDSQPCSSVLYISMGSFASVSSAQMDEIAAGLNKSSIQFFWVARGEAGRLQEVCGTKGLVVPWCDQLSVLNHSCIGGFLTHCGWNSVKEGVSAGVPFLTLPIKIDQGMNSKAIVEDWKIGWRVKSTEAKIDHLVTSEEIAWLVKTFMDLGDGKGKEMRRRAREFQQICHSAIAEGGSSESNISAFIGDIFQGHEH from the exons ATGGATTCCGTCTGCCACGTGGTCGCCATGCCTTATCCCGGTCGGGGCCACGTCAACCCCATGATGAACCTCTGCAAGTTACTAGCTTCACAAAACAGCAACATACTCATCACCTTCGTCCTCACTGAAGAGTGGCTCGGCTTCATCGGTTCGGAACCAAAGCCGGACAACGTTGTCTTCGCCACAATCCCCAACGTTATCCCATCGGAGCTGGTCCGTGCCGCCGACATGGTTACGTTCTTTGATGCTATCATGAGCAAAATGGAAGCTCCGTTTGATCTGCTCATGGATCGGCTCGAGCGGCCACCGAGTTTGATAGTGGCTGACACTTATCTGCCTTGGGCAGTTCGTGTTGGTAACCGGAGGAGTATCCCGGCGGCGTCGTTTTGGCCGATGTCCGCGTCTGTTTTCTCGGTGTTCCAGCATTTTTATCTTTTTGAGGAAAATGGTCATTTCCCTGTTGACTTTTCGG AGAAGGGCAATGACCGTGTGGATTACATACCTGGAGTTTCTTCTACACTGCTCCTGGACTTGCCTCATATAATGGATGGAAAACACCCAACTATACTTTGTCACAATCTTGAAGCATTTTCCTGGTTACCTAAAGCACAATACCTCTTATTCCCAACCATCTATGAGCTTGAAACCCAAGTCATTGACGTTTTGAGATCAGAATTGTCACTACCAGTTTACACAATTGGCCCATTAATACCTTCCTTCAAAGCTAATGATCACCCGAGTAATGTTGCACATTCACAATGGTTAGATTCTCAACCTTGTAGCTCGGTCTTGTACATCTCCATGGGAAGCTTTGCTTCAGTTTCTAGCGCCCAAATGGATGAGATTGCAGCTGGTTTGAACAAGAGCAGTATTCAGTTCTTCTGGGTGGCTCGTGGTGAAGCCGGTAGGTTACAAGAGGTTTGTGGAACCAAGGGGTTAGTAGTGCCCTGGTGTGACCAATTGAGTGTGTTGAACCATTCTTGTATTGGAGGGTTCTTGACACATTGTGGATGGAACTCGGTTAAAGAAGGTGTTTCCGCTGGTGTTCCTTTTCTTACGTTGCCGATAAAGATAGATCAAGGTATGAATAGTAAGGCGATTGTGGAGGATTGGAAGATTGGATGGAGGGTGAAGAGTACTGAGGCTAAAATAGATCATTTGGTGACGAGCGAGGAGATTGCATGGTTGGTAAAGACATTTATGGATTTGGGGGATGGGAAAGGGAAAGAAATGAGGAGAAGAGCAAGAGAGTTTCAGCAGATTTGTCATTCTGCAATTGCTGAGGGTGGATCATCTGAAAGTAACATCAGCGCCTTCATTGGTGACATATTTCAAGGCCATGAGCATTGA
- the LOC101308653 gene encoding UDP-glycosyltransferase 87A1-like codes for MNTNSTVCHVVAVPFPGRGHVNPMINLCKLLASKKDNIRITIVVTEEWHGFIASDPQPHQLSFSTIPNVLPSELVRSQNYPGFYEAVMTKMEAPFEELMGRTQPPVTAIIADTELLWAIPAARLRNIPVASLWTASASVFATKCEELKMGLLDGDQKLDQKGEIGELEDPRVTKLAMECTSIVSKANYLLLSSVYELESKVIDSLQAEYTLPVYPIGPAIPYLELECDNGLDYLKWLDSQPKDSVLYISLGSFLSVSSAQMDEIAAGLRKSGIRFLWVARRESARLKEKCGDMGLVVPWCKQLKVLCHASVGGFWTHCGWNSTLEAVFSGVPMLTSPLAFDQFPNSKQIVKEWNIGRERVKRDVRGNHDLMTREDIVDIVQRFMDLESSDGKEMRKKVKELSNLCQGAIAKGGSSDKKLDDFISDITKAAAI; via the exons ATGAACACAAACTCCACCGTCTGCCACGTGGTGGCGGTCCCTTTTCCCGGGAGAGGCCACGTCAACCCCATGATCAACCTCTGCAAACTACTAGCTTCAAAGAAAGACAACATTCGAATCACCATTGTCGTCACAGAGGAGTGGCATGGCTTCATAGCCTCCGATCCCCAGCCTCACCAACTCAGCTTCTCTACCATCCCAAACGTTCTTCCATCTGAACTAGTTCGCAGTCAGAACTACCCTGGATTTTACGAAGCTGTGATGACGAAAATGGAAGCTCCATTTGAAGAGTTAATGGGTCGAACTCAGCCTCCGGTGACGGCGATTATAGCCGACACCGAACTTCTCTGGGCCATTCCCGCCGCCCGCCTGAGGAATATTCCGGTGGCGTCGCTCTGGACGGCATCGGCGTCAGTCTTTGCAACCAAATGTGAAGAGTTAAAGATGGGTTTGTTAG ATGGAGATCAGAAATTGGACCAAAAGGGAGAGATTGGAGAGCTAGAGGACCCAAGAGTAACCAAGCTTGCTATGGAGTGCACTTCAATTGTTTCGAAAGCGAATTACTTACTATTGAGTTCAGTGTATGAGCTTGAATCCAAAGTTATAGACTCTTTACAAGCAGAGTACACTTTACCTGTGTACCCAATTGGTCCTGCAATACCTTATTTAGAGCTAGAATGTGACAATGGCCTTGACTATCTGAAATGGCTAGATTCCCAACCTAAAGACTCTGTCTTGTACATTTCATTGGGGAGTTTTCTATCGGTTTCGAGTGCCCAAATGGATGAAATTGCTGCCGGGCTTCGAAAGAGTGGGATTCGGTTCTTGTGGGTTGCTAGGAGAGAGAGTGCCAGGTTGAAAGAGAAGTGTGGTGATATGGGGTTAGTGGTGCCATGGTGTAAGCAATTGAAGGTCTTGTGTCATGCTTCTGTTGGTGGTTTTTGGACTCATTGTGGGTGGAACTCAACCCTGGAAGCTGTGTTTTCTGGTGTTCCAATGCTTACTTCACCTTTGGCTTTTGATCAATTTCCTAACAGCAAGCAAATTGTTAAAGAGTGGAATATTGGCCGTGAGAGGGTTAAGAGAGATGTACGAGGTAATCATGATTTGATGACAAGGGAAGATATTGTTGATATTGTGCAAAGATTCATGGATCTTGAAAGCAGTGACGGAAAGGAGATGAGAAAAAAAGTGAAGGAACTCAGCAATTTGTGTCAAGGAGCAATTGCAAAAGGTGGTTCATCTGATAAGAAACTTGATGATTTTATCAGTGATATAACCAAAGCTGCAGCCATCTGA